The Terriglobales bacterium DNA segment ACGCTTCTCCATTTGCGTCCTTCTGTTCATTCTTGGCTCCGGGAACTTGTTTGGCTTCCTTATCGCTAAATCTGCCTGCCTTGGCCTGATCATCCCGAGACCCGGCGAGTGCACCGAATGAACCTCTGCCGAATTCTCCCGCAACCCCGGGGCTCGCCTTGGATTTTTCTGGAGATTCCGAGGACTTTAAAGCCGCAGTCTCTCTTCTACTAAGGTCGTTATCTGTTTTTTTGCTGCCACCGTTATCTGTTTTCCCAGCTATTTCGTCTGTAATCGCAGAAGCTGGGGCGGTATTGGCCGGCGGGGCTGCCACAGTGCGCGAGTCTTTTTCGGATTCGGTACCGGAAGTCTCATGCGCCACCTGCCCGGGAGTGGCGAGGCGTTCAGGATTGTTCTTCAGGAAAATCGCTACTGCCGCAATCATACTGAGCGACGCGGCAAGAGCTGCCCACTGCAACCGTCTCCCCGCAAACCAGCGGGCCTGGGGTGGGGCTTTAACGATTGGAGCTTTAACCACCTCAAGCGGCGCTGCCTGCTCCTCGGGCAGGGCAAAATATACGACATCGCGGCAAACCGTGCATTGCGACAGATGCTCTAAAACTTTTACCCGTTCCCCCTCGTTCAGGGATTGCTCGGCAAAGGCGGTAAGCAGATCAGGGTCGGGATGGGCGGAAGAGGGCGCCATCGCGCCCACTCTCAAACGCGCACCGATAATCTTCGAATTTCGCGGATCTGCCATCACCACTACTTTACTCCCTAATCTTCCCCTTCTATCCTTTGGAACGATCTACTCTCGCTTTCTTGCACGGGAGGCGGGCGCAACTTTTCGCTGACGTTGAGGGCCATGTCACGCACATCGCATTCCAGGGCCTCTTCGGCAGCGCGGGGGCTCATTCCGCCGCGCACCAGTGCTTGCACAATCTTCTTGCGCAGGTCTTTGACCACGCGCTCCACCTTGCGGCTGATGGTGGACTCATGCACCCCCAGCGAGCGCGCAATTTGCGCCAAAGTTCTTTCATCCAGAAAATATGAGGCCAGAATGTAGCGGTCCTCAACCCCTAATTGCGCCAGTGCGGAATCGGTAGCGGCATCCAGACGCGGGTCTGCGCTCGCAACCGGCTCGCTTGTAGGGGCGGCAAACTGTGCGCCCTGTTCATTTTCTTCCTCAATACTTACCAGACGTTTTTGCGAGCGATAGCGGTTTACATACTCCTGCGCCAAAACCGTACGCAACCAGCCTTCCAGTGAGCCCCGTCCCATATAGAAGTTGAGCTTTGAAACCCGCACCTCGGCGCCGGCATTTTCACGCGTGCGTATTCCATAAAGATCGGCATAGAGTGAATCGGCCAGCTCGTGGCCGAGAGTGTCGTCACGAACGATGGCCCGGGCCGCCTGGTAAAGCGGCGCGCGGTAGCGGTTCAAAAACTCGGTCCAGGCAGCTTCGTTGCCGGCCGCACAGGCACGGGCCAGGACCAATTCTGCCACTCTAAGGGCTTTAACAAATTGCCGGATTTCGGCCTCCGGCGCTGCTGGAGGCAAATATTTGGCTACCACTTCGTTCAAACAGATTGTGAACGACTCAGCGGACAGGCCATACCCGGCGGCGCCGCTCTGGTTGAATAGCTCGGTGAAGAGCGTGCGCTTCCACGCCGATACCGCAGGTTGGGCCTTGCTAACCATCTGGGTTTCTGGATGTTATCTCAATTTGGATGCTTCTGACAGCAAAGCTGTCTAGCTGAATTATCTCGAAATAACCGCCTGCATGCACTTTTATCTTTGGAACTAGGGGGTGAACCGGGTGAGCGCGGAGCGAGCGCCGCCTCGCGCGAGCGTAGCAGCCTTGTTTTGGCTGCGGAGCCCTTAGATTTAAAGCCACACTGCTTGCAAGAAACGTGAGCTGCAGCGTTCTTTCTCCAGAAGCGACCCCGGCGAGAATTTCTGGAGGATATTTATGACACGCAAAAACAAATTATTAGTTTTCACAGCCATTGCCCTAGGGATGGCTCTATTCGCGGTAGCCCTGCTCTATCCGCCAACCCCGGCTGAGGCTGGCTTTCCCACGGGCAGCCGCTACCAGGTGCTTTCACCTATTACCCACGGCAATTTGACGATCTTCCCAGTCGTGGCCTCTACCACCCACGATACCCACGAATTCTTGACACTGGATGAAGGCCTGCACAGCGGCGAGGTGGAGGTCTCCGAGCATGGTGGAGTTCGTCCCATGGTGAGGCGTCCCCATACCTACTATCCGCCGCGAGGGGAGGGCGCCGAGGTGAACCGGCTCTATCTCATCAATAACTCGAAGCGTCCGTTGCTGCTGCTGGCAGGCGAGATAGTAACCGGCGGCAAGCAGGACCGCATTGTCGGCAAAGACCGCATCGTACCGGCAGAGACTGAGTCTGATCTGAATGTATTCTGCGTTGAGCCCCACCGCTGGACGGGAACATCAGAGAGTTTTGGCGCAGTGGGAGGGCTCATGGTCGCACCCAGTGTCCGAAATCAGGCCATGGCAAAAAAGGACCAGAACGGGGTGTGGAACGAGGTGAACAAATCCAAAGCGAATGCCTCAGACATGCTAAGTTCGGCCCCCGCGGCCCAATCCGAGGTCGAGGCGACCTCTTCTTACGCGCAGGTCATGAACAACGAAGAGGTAGATAAGCGCGTGAACGCGATTGCTGCGCCCATTGAGCATTCCTATGCAAAAGAAATCCAGGAGCTCCGGACCCGCAACGCAGTGGGAGTGGTGGTAGCAGTTAACGGCAGGATCATCTGGGCAGACCTGTTTGCCAGCACTTCCCTGCTGGAAAAATACTGGCCCAAGCTGGTGCGCTCGTATGCCTCTGAGGCCCTGAACACAGCCGCCAATGGGGATTCGGTCAGCGTTAAAGGGGCCCAGGAATACATCGATCAACTGGAGGGCCGCCATGAAATCTCAGAGAGCGAGCCAGGTGTATACCGCCACACCGAGATTATTGGCGACGGCTACAAAACCTTCGAGTTGATCTCGCTGTTGCCCAGCACCGGCTTCGAGGTGCACATCAGCAAGATGACCGACTAACAGTCCGTGAAGTAACGTTTTTGCAGCGGCTGCATCCAATAAGTAACACAGCAACGTACATCTGGAGTAGAGGTGATAAGGGAAAGGGAAAATGAAATTGGTTGCCTGCACACGAAGCAGAAGCGTAAAGAAAAGTTACGTTCGTAACCAATGCTTAACATTTTTTCTGCAACAAAATTCGGTCCATGCGTGTCTAATGTAGTAGCTGTAGAAGTGGTAGTGGTAGAGGTGCAAGGGTCGGGAGGTGACATTATGATGGTAGAAAGATTTTCCACATCTGAAATGTCGGCCCTGCGGAACGAGCTCCTAGAGGGAGGACTCGATAACTGGCAGGCCGCCGAATTGCTACAGATGTTTCTTGTAGGTCGTGGCTATGGTGTTTCGCCGGAAGCGGCGCGCACCGCGGCCAGTCGAGTCGAAGGCGCAGGCTGCTCCATTGAGAGCCTGCAAAGCGAATTGGAAAAGTTGGCTTTGGTAATGTAAGCAATTTCTCTCAATTACCAAATCCAAAAAGGCC contains these protein-coding regions:
- a CDS encoding DUF6569 family protein — protein: MTRKNKLLVFTAIALGMALFAVALLYPPTPAEAGFPTGSRYQVLSPITHGNLTIFPVVASTTHDTHEFLTLDEGLHSGEVEVSEHGGVRPMVRRPHTYYPPRGEGAEVNRLYLINNSKRPLLLLAGEIVTGGKQDRIVGKDRIVPAETESDLNVFCVEPHRWTGTSESFGAVGGLMVAPSVRNQAMAKKDQNGVWNEVNKSKANASDMLSSAPAAQSEVEATSSYAQVMNNEEVDKRVNAIAAPIEHSYAKEIQELRTRNAVGVVVAVNGRIIWADLFASTSLLEKYWPKLVRSYASEALNTAANGDSVSVKGAQEYIDQLEGRHEISESEPGVYRHTEIIGDGYKTFELISLLPSTGFEVHISKMTD
- a CDS encoding sigma-70 family RNA polymerase sigma factor, producing MVSKAQPAVSAWKRTLFTELFNQSGAAGYGLSAESFTICLNEVVAKYLPPAAPEAEIRQFVKALRVAELVLARACAAGNEAAWTEFLNRYRAPLYQAARAIVRDDTLGHELADSLYADLYGIRTRENAGAEVRVSKLNFYMGRGSLEGWLRTVLAQEYVNRYRSQKRLVSIEEENEQGAQFAAPTSEPVASADPRLDAATDSALAQLGVEDRYILASYFLDERTLAQIARSLGVHESTISRKVERVVKDLRKKIVQALVRGGMSPRAAEEALECDVRDMALNVSEKLRPPPVQESESRSFQRIEGED